A part of Thermus oshimai DSM 12092 genomic DNA contains:
- a CDS encoding roadblock/LC7 domain-containing protein produces the protein MEEVLQTLLDRVEGAWAAALGTLDGLLVEGAKRRRVDLEAAIAEHAALLRQAGRAYAQSLGSPRVEELLVHGGHVVGYARMVRGGPNVNTGDLFLLLLLPPEANLGQARLMTGWAAERILEAAWRT, from the coding sequence ATGGAAGAGGTTCTCCAAACCCTGCTGGACCGGGTGGAGGGGGCCTGGGCGGCGGCCCTGGGCACCCTGGACGGGCTTTTGGTGGAGGGGGCGAAGCGGCGGCGGGTGGACCTCGAGGCCGCCATCGCCGAGCACGCGGCCCTTCTCCGCCAGGCGGGGCGGGCCTACGCCCAAAGCCTGGGAAGCCCCCGGGTGGAGGAGCTCCTGGTCCACGGGGGGCATGTGGTAGGCTATGCCAGGATGGTCAGGGGTGGACCGAACGTGAACACGGGGGACCTCTTCCTGCTCCTCCTCCTCCCCCCCGAGGCCAACCTGGGCCAGGCCCGGCTCATGACGGGGTGGGCGGCGGAGCGCATCCTGGAGGCGGCATGGCGTACCTAG
- the recR gene encoding recombination mediator RecR — MRYPESLLKLSRALARLPGVGPKTAQKLALFLAFHKEEAEGLREALEGLKALGVCQACGNLAEGALCPICQDEGRDRRTIAVVETVADLYALERSGEFRGLYHVLGGALNPLEGIGPQALNLEGLFRRLQGVEEVVLATSMTVEGEATALYLAEELKKRGVRVSRPAYGLPVGGSLEYADEVTLGKALEGRRPL; from the coding sequence ATGCGCTACCCCGAAAGCCTCCTCAAGCTTTCCCGCGCCCTGGCCCGCCTGCCCGGGGTAGGCCCCAAGACCGCCCAGAAGCTGGCCCTCTTCCTGGCCTTCCACAAGGAGGAGGCGGAGGGGCTTAGGGAGGCCCTGGAGGGGCTTAAGGCCCTGGGGGTCTGCCAGGCGTGCGGCAACCTGGCGGAAGGGGCGCTCTGCCCCATCTGCCAGGACGAAGGCCGCGACCGGAGGACCATCGCCGTGGTGGAGACCGTGGCCGACCTCTACGCCCTGGAGCGGAGCGGGGAGTTCCGGGGGCTTTACCACGTCCTGGGGGGGGCTCTGAACCCCCTAGAGGGTATCGGCCCCCAGGCCCTGAACCTGGAGGGGCTTTTCCGGCGGCTTCAGGGGGTGGAGGAGGTGGTCCTGGCCACCTCCATGACCGTGGAAGGGGAGGCCACCGCCCTTTACCTGGCGGAGGAGCTCAAGAAGCGGGGGGTCAGGGTGAGCCGACCCGCCTACGGCCTCCCCGTGGGGGGGAGCCTGGAGTACGCGGACGAGGTCACCCTGGGCAAGGCCCTGGAGGGGCGGAGGCCCCTCTAA
- a CDS encoding YbaB/EbfC family nucleoid-associated protein, whose translation MNLQKLLKEAQKAQKKAAEIQEKLEGMVVTGSAQGLIEVDANGHGRILRVRVKPEALKAFAEDPEGLEDLLLVAIQDAQKKAHELSEKEMARELGGVGQALGKLF comes from the coding sequence ATGAACCTGCAGAAGCTCCTTAAGGAAGCGCAAAAGGCCCAGAAGAAGGCCGCGGAAATCCAGGAAAAGCTGGAGGGAATGGTGGTCACGGGCTCGGCCCAGGGGCTTATAGAGGTGGACGCCAACGGGCACGGGCGGATCCTCCGGGTGCGGGTCAAGCCCGAGGCCCTGAAGGCCTTCGCCGAGGACCCGGAAGGCCTGGAAGACCTCCTCCTGGTGGCCATCCAGGACGCCCAGAAGAAGGCCCACGAGCTTTCGGAAAAGGAGATGGCCCGGGAGCTTGGGGGGGTGGGCCAGGCCTTGGGCAAGCTTTTCTAG
- the hemB gene encoding porphobilinogen synthase, whose protein sequence is MERPRRLRSPLLRPLVAEVELSPRHLILPLFVKEEGEKEPIPSMPGVFRYPLKELSQVAEEALRAGLGGVILFGVLPESAKDPLGRGAYAEDGVVQRALSLLKKAFPELLLIADTCLCEYTDHGHCGVVRQGPLGFYVDNDATLELLAKTALAQAQAGADVVAPSAMMDGQVRAIREALDRGGYTHVPILSYAVKYASAFYGPFREAAASAPQFGDRSGYQMDPRAGLWDALREAHLDDLEGADLLMVKPALPYLDVLFALKGRLAKPLFAYQVSGEYAMLKAAALSGYLEERRAVLETLYALRRAGAQGILTYYALEAARWLGEG, encoded by the coding sequence ATGGAACGGCCGCGCCGCCTGCGCTCCCCCCTGCTTCGGCCCCTGGTGGCCGAGGTGGAGCTTTCCCCCAGGCACCTCATCCTGCCCCTTTTCGTGAAGGAGGAGGGGGAGAAGGAGCCCATCCCCTCCATGCCCGGGGTCTTCCGCTACCCCCTGAAGGAGCTATCCCAGGTGGCGGAGGAGGCCCTGAGGGCGGGCCTTGGGGGGGTGATCCTCTTCGGCGTCCTCCCCGAAAGCGCCAAGGACCCCTTGGGGCGGGGGGCCTACGCGGAGGACGGGGTGGTGCAACGGGCCCTAAGCCTCCTGAAGAAGGCCTTCCCCGAGCTCCTCCTCATCGCCGACACCTGCCTTTGCGAGTACACGGACCACGGGCACTGCGGGGTGGTGCGCCAAGGTCCCTTGGGGTTTTACGTGGACAACGACGCCACCTTAGAGCTCCTCGCCAAAACCGCCCTGGCCCAGGCCCAGGCCGGGGCGGACGTGGTGGCCCCCAGCGCCATGATGGACGGCCAGGTGCGGGCCATCCGCGAGGCGTTGGACCGGGGGGGATATACCCACGTCCCCATCCTCTCCTACGCGGTGAAGTACGCCTCCGCCTTCTATGGGCCTTTCCGGGAGGCCGCCGCCAGCGCCCCCCAGTTCGGGGACCGCTCCGGGTACCAGATGGACCCCCGGGCGGGCCTCTGGGACGCCCTGCGGGAGGCCCATCTGGACGACCTCGAGGGGGCCGACCTCCTCATGGTGAAGCCGGCTTTGCCCTATCTGGACGTGCTCTTCGCCCTTAAGGGCCGCCTGGCCAAGCCCCTTTTCGCCTACCAGGTCTCCGGGGAGTACGCCATGCTCAAGGCCGCGGCCCTTTCGGGGTACCTGGAGGAGCGCCGGGCCGTTTTGGAAACCCTCTACGCCCTCCGCCGCGCGGGGGCGCAGGGCATCCTCACCTACTACGCCCTCGAGGCCGCCCGCTGGCTAGGGGAGGGCTAG
- a CDS encoding MFS transporter: MKALRHPAFFRLILAYLVSQAGSKVHRVALLVLVYLLTENALWVSLTLGVQLLGTVVFSPLLSAWADTQDRKTLLVWSDLLRAPLVALIPLLGAKSLPFLLLLVFLIELLRDLHDPIQNAALPDLVPEEEVDEANGLVLLAERLSEVLFVGAAGALVALVGPAFAFYLDALTYLLSGAILLGLPPLRPKAKPALPFFARVKEGLGHLARHPAIRRAVGTLFMAAAFGSVETALGVVLALKWLGVGAAGFGAMEAAMALGAILGTLVVPWLTQRMPRERVFLYGLLTFGLLEASVGVFPVFFWVLVAFFLGGLTNIAFIVPARSILQLNTPQEMRGRIFAAFSAVMNGAVLTGTMLGGALEGQIGAPKVFLLAGAMVSLAALYTLLTGGIPAPKKAGA; encoded by the coding sequence ATGAAAGCGTTACGGCATCCCGCCTTCTTTCGTTTGATTCTGGCCTATCTGGTTTCCCAGGCGGGGAGCAAGGTCCACCGGGTGGCCCTCCTGGTCCTGGTCTACCTCCTCACGGAAAACGCCCTCTGGGTCTCCCTCACCCTGGGGGTGCAGCTTCTTGGGACGGTGGTCTTCTCCCCTCTCCTCTCCGCCTGGGCCGACACCCAGGACCGGAAGACCCTTCTCGTCTGGTCCGACCTCCTAAGGGCCCCCCTGGTGGCCCTCATCCCCCTTTTGGGCGCCAAGAGCCTCCCCTTTCTCCTCCTCTTGGTCTTCCTCATCGAGCTTCTCCGGGACCTCCACGACCCCATCCAAAACGCCGCCCTCCCGGATCTGGTCCCGGAAGAGGAGGTGGACGAGGCCAACGGGCTGGTCCTCCTTGCGGAAAGGCTCTCCGAGGTGCTCTTCGTGGGGGCCGCGGGGGCGCTGGTGGCCCTGGTGGGGCCGGCCTTCGCCTTCTATCTGGATGCCCTCACCTACCTCCTCTCGGGGGCCATCCTCCTGGGCCTCCCCCCTTTGAGGCCCAAGGCCAAGCCCGCCCTCCCCTTCTTCGCCCGGGTGAAGGAGGGCCTAGGCCACCTGGCGCGCCACCCCGCCATCCGCCGCGCCGTGGGCACCCTCTTCATGGCCGCGGCCTTCGGCTCGGTGGAGACCGCTTTGGGGGTGGTCCTGGCCCTCAAGTGGCTGGGGGTGGGGGCGGCGGGGTTTGGGGCCATGGAGGCGGCCATGGCCCTGGGGGCCATCTTAGGCACCCTGGTGGTCCCCTGGCTCACCCAACGGATGCCCCGCGAACGGGTCTTCCTCTACGGCCTCCTCACCTTTGGCCTCCTCGAGGCCTCGGTGGGGGTCTTCCCCGTCTTCTTCTGGGTGCTCGTGGCCTTCTTCCTGGGGGGGCTTACGAACATCGCCTTCATCGTCCCCGCCCGCTCCATCCTCCAGCTCAACACCCCCCAGGAGATGCGGGGCCGGATCTTCGCCGCCTTCAGCGCGGTGATGAACGGGGCGGTCCTCACCGGCACCATGCTGGGCGGGGCCTTGGAAGGCCAGATCGGGGCCCCCAAGGTCTTCCTCCTGGCGGGGGCCATGGTGAGCCTGGCCGCCCTCTACACCCTCCTCACGGGGGGCATCCCCGCGCCCAAGAAGGCCGGGGCCTAG
- a CDS encoding PP2C family protein-serine/threonine phosphatase — MRLAPRLVLAAVSHVGRRQNNEDFHRILRYEVPPGNLLLLAVADGMGGLEAGEWASKVAIEALSEAVKAYAEHLKSGRPAVGLDRVMEKAFLLAQRRVEKEAAAKGRGGMGTTLTAFLYADWLKEGVVGHIGDSRAYLFTPKGLKRLTEDHSWVAERLKEGVLTPTEAERHPYRHVLTRALGLPEARFDLIPVRLMPGEGVVLATDGLYGLVPEAEWRLGRDLQAGLEALLSEALRRGGDDNITAVALRVE, encoded by the coding sequence ATGCGCCTTGCGCCCCGCCTGGTCCTGGCCGCGGTGTCCCACGTGGGCCGTCGGCAGAACAACGAGGACTTCCACCGCATCCTGCGCTACGAGGTGCCCCCGGGGAACCTCCTCCTCCTGGCGGTGGCCGACGGGATGGGGGGCCTCGAGGCCGGGGAGTGGGCCAGCAAGGTGGCCATAGAGGCCCTAAGCGAGGCGGTGAAGGCCTACGCGGAGCACCTGAAAAGCGGCCGGCCTGCGGTGGGCCTGGACCGGGTGATGGAGAAGGCCTTCCTCCTGGCCCAGCGCCGGGTGGAGAAGGAGGCCGCGGCCAAGGGGCGGGGGGGGATGGGCACCACCCTCACCGCCTTCCTCTACGCGGACTGGCTGAAGGAAGGGGTGGTGGGCCACATCGGGGATTCCCGGGCCTACCTCTTCACCCCAAAGGGGCTGAAGCGCCTCACGGAGGACCACTCCTGGGTGGCGGAGCGGCTTAAGGAAGGGGTCCTGACCCCCACGGAGGCGGAGCGCCACCCCTACCGCCACGTCCTCACCCGGGCCCTGGGGCTTCCCGAGGCCCGGTTTGACCTCATCCCCGTGCGCCTCATGCCGGGGGAGGGGGTGGTGCTGGCCACGGACGGCCTTTACGGTCTGGTGCCCGAGGCGGAGTGGCGGCTGGGCCGGGACCTGCAGGCGGGCCTCGAGGCCCTCCTCTCGGAGGCCCTGCGCCGCGGCGGCGACGACAACATCACCGCCGTGGCCCTGAGGGTGGAGTGA
- a CDS encoding protein kinase domain-containing protein, with protein MHLLLAFLLVLLTAALAVRLPPFPLFLLLSLLSGGAWVLGARLEALLPALALPLGFLLAPRLLLPRRRRTKAKAKSPRREKRPTGASEETQPLSERYEILEKVGIGGMATVYKAKDRKTGRLVALKVPQERFVGDPRFVRRFHREAEVLARMDHPNIVKVYDHGQLDGVHYIAMEFLEGEGLDKLIEERRLTLRQAAAILARVADALKHIHAQGIVHRDIKPGNIMVLKGALKEDGVDPRGVRLMDFGIAAGKVLTRLTITGARIGTPVYMSPEQAKGQKLDHRSDIYSLGIVLYEALTGQPPFTGGYETVIHQQIFQMPTPPKQLRPEIPQGLSDLVLRMLEKDPAKRPPLEEVIALLEGPWEEEKGLPQPHYLLVAVEAKKGTVRLLSLEGTPARMLSGIGSAPGHFSAPPLAVAADGEGGIWVAVFEHGSKLLHRFSPEGKLLLSAGPYGMKPGELLFPVGLAFAGGSLFVLDGETATITRFAQDGTYLARFGGQGPGRGTFQDPKALVATREHLFVLDYGNRQVQRLTLEGQYLSRYAFRKGRESQELRLLGGVGAEGERLYLADLEAQKIRVLDLSGTLLFSYDLPREEGEDPMALVDLLPWQGVLYLARRGGQRIHRLALPKGEPLPPLPVYAPLRGLALFQTGVLAKA; from the coding sequence ATGCACCTCCTTTTGGCCTTTCTCCTCGTCCTCCTCACCGCCGCCTTGGCGGTGCGCCTCCCCCCCTTCCCCCTCTTCCTCCTCCTCTCCCTCCTTTCCGGGGGGGCCTGGGTCCTGGGGGCGAGGCTCGAGGCCCTCCTCCCCGCCCTGGCCCTTCCTTTGGGCTTCCTCCTCGCCCCCCGCCTTCTCCTCCCCCGGAGGAGGCGGACCAAGGCCAAGGCCAAATCCCCCCGCCGGGAAAAGCGGCCCACGGGCGCGTCCGAGGAGACCCAGCCCCTTTCGGAGCGCTACGAGATCCTGGAGAAGGTGGGGATCGGGGGGATGGCCACGGTCTACAAGGCCAAGGACAGGAAGACCGGCCGCCTGGTGGCCCTCAAGGTTCCCCAGGAGCGCTTCGTGGGCGATCCCCGCTTCGTGCGCCGCTTCCACCGGGAGGCGGAGGTTCTGGCCCGCATGGACCACCCCAACATCGTCAAGGTCTACGACCACGGCCAGCTGGACGGGGTGCACTACATCGCCATGGAGTTCCTGGAGGGGGAGGGGCTGGACAAGCTCATTGAGGAACGGCGCCTCACCCTCCGCCAGGCCGCGGCCATCCTGGCCCGGGTGGCGGACGCCCTAAAGCACATCCACGCCCAGGGCATCGTCCACCGGGACATCAAGCCGGGAAACATCATGGTCCTGAAGGGGGCCCTCAAGGAGGACGGGGTGGACCCCCGGGGGGTCCGGCTCATGGACTTCGGCATCGCCGCGGGCAAGGTCCTGACCCGGCTCACCATCACCGGGGCCCGCATCGGCACCCCCGTCTACATGAGCCCGGAGCAGGCCAAGGGGCAGAAGCTGGACCACCGTTCGGACATCTACTCCCTGGGCATCGTCCTCTACGAGGCCCTCACCGGCCAGCCCCCCTTCACCGGGGGGTACGAGACGGTGATCCACCAGCAGATCTTCCAGATGCCCACCCCCCCCAAGCAGCTCCGCCCGGAGATCCCCCAGGGCCTTTCCGACCTGGTCCTCAGGATGCTGGAGAAAGACCCCGCCAAAAGGCCCCCTCTGGAGGAGGTCATCGCCCTCCTGGAGGGCCCCTGGGAGGAGGAGAAGGGCCTGCCCCAGCCCCACTACCTCCTGGTGGCCGTGGAGGCCAAGAAGGGCACGGTGCGCCTCCTGAGCCTCGAGGGCACCCCGGCCCGGATGCTCTCCGGCATCGGCTCCGCCCCCGGCCACTTCTCCGCCCCGCCCCTGGCGGTGGCCGCGGACGGGGAGGGCGGGATCTGGGTGGCGGTCTTTGAGCACGGCTCCAAGCTCCTCCACCGCTTCTCCCCCGAGGGGAAGCTCCTCCTCTCCGCGGGGCCCTACGGGATGAAGCCCGGGGAGCTCCTCTTCCCCGTGGGGCTGGCCTTTGCCGGAGGGAGCCTTTTCGTGCTGGACGGGGAGACGGCCACCATCACCCGCTTCGCCCAGGACGGCACCTACCTGGCCCGCTTCGGGGGGCAGGGGCCGGGGCGGGGCACCTTCCAAGACCCCAAGGCCCTGGTGGCCACCCGGGAGCACCTCTTCGTCCTGGACTACGGCAACCGGCAGGTGCAGCGCCTCACCTTAGAGGGCCAGTACCTCTCCCGCTACGCCTTCCGCAAGGGCCGGGAGAGCCAGGAGCTGAGGCTCCTCGGGGGGGTGGGGGCGGAGGGGGAGAGGCTCTACCTCGCGGACCTCGAGGCCCAGAAGATCCGCGTTCTAGACCTCTCGGGCACGCTCCTCTTCTCCTACGACCTCCCCCGGGAGGAAGGGGAGGACCCCATGGCCCTGGTGGACCTCCTCCCCTGGCAGGGGGTGCTCTACCTGGCCCGCAGGGGGGGGCAGAGGATCCACCGCCTGGCCCTGCCCAAAGGGGAGCCCCTGCCCCCCCTTCCCGTCTACGCCCCCCTTAGGGGCCTCGCCCTCTTCCAGACGGGGGTTTTGGCCAAGGCATGA
- a CDS encoding response regulator transcription factor has protein sequence MRVLVVEDDPGVREALLLGLGLEGHEVRATEHPQEALDLLPWAEVVVLDILLPEGDGFGLLKEIRSRSSVPVLMLTALDAVEWRVKGLKEGADDYLVKPYSLAELLARLEALHRRAGRREEVLAYADLRLYPKRMEAYRGERRLALSPKAFLLLKAFLEAPGEVLSKEALMLKVWGEEVEPATLEVHLSQLRKALGEPNPIQTVRGYGYRLQDPTG, from the coding sequence ATGAGGGTGCTGGTGGTGGAGGACGACCCTGGGGTGCGGGAGGCCCTCCTCCTGGGCCTCGGCCTGGAGGGCCACGAGGTGCGGGCCACGGAACACCCCCAGGAGGCCCTGGACCTCCTCCCCTGGGCGGAGGTGGTGGTTTTGGACATCCTCCTCCCGGAAGGGGACGGGTTTGGCCTCCTGAAGGAGATCCGCTCCCGCTCCTCCGTGCCCGTGCTCATGCTCACCGCCCTGGACGCGGTGGAGTGGCGGGTGAAGGGCCTGAAGGAGGGGGCGGACGACTACCTGGTGAAGCCCTACAGCCTGGCGGAGCTCCTCGCCCGCCTCGAGGCCCTCCACCGCCGCGCGGGGCGGAGGGAGGAGGTCTTGGCCTACGCCGACCTCCGCCTCTACCCCAAGCGGATGGAGGCCTACCGGGGGGAGAGGCGCCTCGCCCTTTCCCCCAAGGCCTTCCTCCTTCTGAAGGCCTTCCTGGAGGCCCCGGGGGAGGTCCTCTCCAAGGAGGCCCTCATGCTCAAGGTCTGGGGGGAGGAGGTGGAGCCCGCCACCCTCGAGGTCCACCTCTCCCAGCTCCGGAAGGCCCTGGGGGAACCGAACCCCATCCAGACGGTGCGCGGCTATGGCTACCGGCTTCAGGACCCTACGGGCTAG
- a CDS encoding sensor histidine kinase: MATGFRTLRARLLLLLLLSLLLLAFPLALLTAKEAEKAASEDLRRALLARLFLLKEEGPGEEEALLAELLRLAQTFGGGVGFVVGEGVRYTDLSPPPLPEALFQALGEGRPYQGVHAGGVAVALPRGEGGFGLWVPLEGVAGLGRRLLLLWATWGGGVLLLVFLLGVLGLRLALRPLEGLARELARRSPQDLSPLPPPGIEELRPVVEALNRLFREADRLLKELSEKEALSRRFAQHASHELRTPLAALKGHLEILRRHPGEPRALEGALRALERMEGVLGGLLRLVRLEATPPRRVPLDLRAFLEGFGLEVEGEGRAFADPDLLALAVENVLENARRHGALPVRAFLEEDEGGVWIRLLDSGPGFPEPLLPQAFQPFAHGGRGTGLGLALVAAVARAHGGRAVAENRGGALVGLHLPLGSLKEAPGAPFGEVG; encoded by the coding sequence ATGGCTACCGGCTTCAGGACCCTACGGGCTAGGCTCCTCCTTCTCCTCCTCCTCTCCCTCCTCCTCCTGGCCTTTCCCCTGGCCCTCCTCACCGCCAAGGAGGCGGAAAAGGCGGCCAGCGAGGACCTGAGGCGGGCCCTTCTCGCCCGCCTTTTCCTCCTCAAGGAGGAGGGCCCCGGGGAGGAGGAGGCCCTTCTCGCGGAGCTCCTCCGCCTGGCCCAGACCTTTGGGGGCGGGGTGGGGTTCGTGGTGGGGGAGGGGGTGCGCTACACCGACCTAAGCCCCCCGCCCCTCCCCGAGGCCCTGTTCCAAGCCTTGGGGGAAGGGCGGCCCTACCAGGGGGTGCACGCGGGGGGCGTGGCCGTGGCCCTGCCCCGGGGGGAGGGGGGGTTCGGCCTCTGGGTGCCCCTGGAGGGGGTGGCGGGGCTTGGGCGGAGGCTCCTCCTCCTTTGGGCCACCTGGGGGGGCGGGGTGCTCCTCCTGGTCTTCCTCCTCGGGGTTTTGGGCCTGCGCCTGGCCCTAAGGCCCCTGGAGGGGCTGGCCCGGGAGCTTGCCCGCCGCTCCCCTCAGGACCTAAGCCCCCTCCCGCCTCCAGGGATAGAGGAGCTCCGCCCCGTGGTGGAGGCCCTAAACCGCCTCTTCCGGGAGGCGGACCGGCTCCTAAAGGAGCTTTCCGAGAAGGAGGCCCTTTCCCGGCGCTTCGCCCAGCACGCCTCCCACGAGCTCCGCACCCCCTTAGCCGCCCTCAAGGGGCACCTGGAGATCCTGAGGCGCCACCCCGGCGAGCCCCGGGCCCTGGAGGGGGCCTTAAGGGCGCTGGAGCGGATGGAAGGGGTGCTGGGGGGCCTTTTGCGCCTGGTGCGCCTCGAGGCCACCCCCCCCAGGCGGGTGCCCCTGGACCTCCGGGCCTTCCTGGAGGGCTTCGGCCTGGAGGTGGAGGGGGAGGGGCGGGCCTTCGCGGACCCCGACCTCCTGGCCCTGGCGGTGGAGAACGTCCTGGAAAACGCCCGCCGCCACGGGGCCCTGCCGGTGCGGGCCTTTTTGGAGGAGGACGAGGGAGGGGTTTGGATCCGCCTCCTAGACTCCGGCCCGGGGTTTCCCGAACCCCTTCTCCCCCAGGCCTTCCAGCCCTTCGCCCACGGGGGGCGGGGGACGGGGCTCGGCCTCGCCCTGGTGGCCGCGGTGGCCCGGGCCCACGGGGGGCGGGCGGTGGCGGAGAACCGGGGTGGGGCCCTGGTGGGCCTCCACCTGCCTTTAGGTTCGCTTAAGGAGGCCCCCGGTGCGCCCTTTGGGGAGGTGGGCTAG